A window from Solanum stenotomum isolate F172 chromosome 7, ASM1918654v1, whole genome shotgun sequence encodes these proteins:
- the LOC125870291 gene encoding cytochrome P450 94A2-like, producing MIIDLEFSTSLLICLLPFLLIFFINLFNSKSTKIPKSYPIIGSYFSILANKHRRIQWTCDVIQTTTNLTFTLIRPFGFRQIFTANPSNVQYILKTHFHIYQKGHVFKSTMADFLGDGIFNVDGEIWKYQRQVASHEFNTKSLRKFVETVVDAELNERLIPFLAVAAAEKKVVDFQDILQRFAFDNICKIAFGYDPAYLLPSLPQAKFAVAFEEAVKLSSERFNAIFPFLWKIKRHFNFGTEKKFRIAVDEVRQFAKQLVKEKQRELNEKSSLDSVDLLSRFLSVGHTDEDFVTDIVVSFILAGRDTTSAALTWFFWLISEHPVVESSILNEIKSKSESPVYNEVKEMIYTHASLCESMRFYPPVPIDTKTATEDNVLPDGTFVKKGTRVSYHPYAMGRANKLWGKDWDEFKPERWLDKDEVNGNWNFVTRDMYTYPVFQAGPRICLGKEMAFLQMKKVVAGVLRRFKVVPVTEKGVEPVFISYLTAKMKGGFHVTIEERDH from the coding sequence ATGATAATAGATTTGGAGTTTTCTACTTCTCTACTCATTTGCCTTCTTCCATTCCTTTTAATCTTCTTCATTAATCTTTTCAATTCCAAATCAaccaaaatcccaaaatcttaTCCAATCATTGgttcatatttctcaattttagcAAACAAACATCGTCGGATTCAATGGACTTGTGATGTAATTCAAACAACTACCAATCTTACTTTCACTCTCATTCGTCCTTTCGGTTTTCGCCAAATCTTTACTGCAAATCCATCCAATGTTCAATACATACTCAAAACtcattttcatatttatcaAAAAGGTCATGTGTTTAAATCAACTATGGCTGATTTTCTTGGTGATGGTATTTTTAATGTGGACGGTGAAATTTGGAAGTACCAACGACAAGTTGCTAGTCATGAATTCAATACGAAATCTCTACGAAAATTCGTTGAGACTGTGGTCGATGCTGAACTTAATGAACGTCTAATTCCATTTCTTGCTGTTGCTGCTGCTGAGAAAAAAGTtgttgatttccaagatatatTACAGAGGTTTGCTTTCGATAACATATGTAAAATTGCGTTTGGATATGATCCTGCTTATCTATTGCCATCTCTACCACAAGCGAAATTCGCAGTTGCTTTCGAAGAAGCTGTTAAATTAAGCAGTGAAAGATTCAATGctattttcccctttttatgGAAAATCAAAAGACATTTCAATTTCGGAACTGAGAAGAAATTCAGAATCGCTGTAGATGAAGTTCGTCAATTCGCAAAACAGCTCGTTAAAGAAAAACAGAgagaattaaatgaaaaatcatCTCTCGATTCAGTAGATCTATTATCCAGATTCTTAAGCGTTGGCCATACAGACGAAGATTTCGTTACGGATATCGTTGTTAGTTTCATATTAGCTGGTCGTGACACAACGTCAGCTGCATTAACTTGGTTCTTCTGGTTAATCTCTGAACACCCAGTGGTAGAAAGCTCTATTCTAAacgaaatcaaatcaaaatccgaAAGTCCAGTATACAACGAAGTGAAGGAGATGATTTACACACACGCTTCACTTTGCGAAAGCATGAGGTTTTACCCACCAGTACCAATTGACACAAAAACAGCTACAGAGGACAATGTTTTACCAGATGGAACTTTTGTTAAAAAGGGGACAAGAGTAAGTTATCATCCCTACGCAATGGGGAGAGCAAACAAATTATGGGGAAAAGATTGGGATGAATTTAAACCAGAAAGGTGGTTGGATAAGGATGAAGTTAATGGAAATTGGAATTTTGTTACTAGAGACATGTATACATATCCTGTTTTTCAGGCCGGGCCAAGGATTTGTTTGGGGAAAGAAATGGCGTTTTTGCAAATGAAGAAGGTGGTGGCTGGTGTTTTACGGCGGTTCAAGGTGGTTCCGGTGACGGAAAAAGGGGTGGAACCGGTGTTTATTTCATACCTCACGGCGAAAATGAAAGGTGGTTTCCATGTGACAATTGAGGAAAGGGACCATTAG
- the LOC125871328 gene encoding uncharacterized protein LOC125871328 yields the protein MTSNTETAVNPVDTPVDSTTRESATVEENRTLRNVMAQLWQAWANGQEPPTSIPGFPEITSIRSSSSQVPISDPFFPPGYGPFDNGGAGPSTARPQGMPFRNNPTVATAAPVHTLPQPTVTQRAAQEGQFTVHPEQYYTPGIAFGGPNSVQFGSPIDVERPPQVSEQEEMLKKMKSIEQHMKSMQGLGGHKSVAFKDLCMFPNVHLPPGFKTPKFDKYDGHGDPIAHLKRYCNQLRGAGGKEELLMAYFGESLTGVASEWFIDQEISHWHIWDDMAQDFVRQFQYNVDIMPDRNTLSNMRKKPNESFREYAIKWREQAARVKPPLDEQELVDIFIEAQDPDYFHHLTAAMRRPFHTAIKIGEMVESGLKTGRIVSQAAIKATTQAIQGGSGSFGNRKRKEEVSSLASGLRGVQRNSNCPYPPLQGQSSYPQHYYPYVPQYPVSPSPYTVFNAQSYVRSPNRPHFRAPTQGNLRPQRPPYQVPYNPPPVQNYAQEQGQKRKFTPLGESYSSLFQKLRKIGVIGSIPPHRLNPTAPGFQANESCEYHSGAPGHSTDNCWTLKGAIEKLIDHGVVVVTDDQNTPNVTNNPLPAQNNLVGMICDDQEYKLLGKMGKLFRKIGEENKPIKSSEPVASLSVEGVNLDTDVLYVPGVSKGIGVRAGVPKLYVSKGFSLTQSDQNCLAKLKGPIFVRPVQQLPVIDSKAVPWNYNKIAVVYRGKEIVEEVDEAGGMTRSGRCYSPEELRKGKMTQNIPVPLKKAVTEEEAEEFLKKIKVPDYSVVEQLKKTPAQISLLSLLLHSEEHRRVLNKVLNEAHVSKETTVNQLEKMTKRIFESNAITFTDDELPTEGAGHNRALLLTVKCEGYCVKRVMIDGGSGVDICPLSTLQNLKISLDRIRPSNVFVRAYDGSRRDTIGEIKLNMTIGPVDFIIVFQVMNMDTSYNFLLGRPWIHAARAVPSTLHQVVKFEHNHQEIIVHGEDDLPVYRDPSIPYIEAKEGCDSIVYQSFEAVSVDRFREGDPIIQPSLSSSSSMVATTMLKYGYQPGKGLGLCSQGIVDPITLLGNQGTSGLGYKQSKRNGDETKNHKGTDWALPQPIPHIYHSFIKPQGPEMEASLTHEDIEEVIQDLSQLFCEVNMVQVGEGTSHADVQLVGSGFELNNWEATPFPIRKEPCSINAGFDNMTCMRNSLTDFKELFILESPSREVEYDEEEAFREINRELEQFEHKPKPNLSETEAINLGSNEEVREIKISLHVKKEIRDAIIQLLFEYKDVFAWSYDDMPGLSVDLVVHKLPTHPDFPPVQQKRRKFKPDVSEKIKEEIMKQLNANVIQTIRYTTWLANVVPVPKKDGKTRVCVDYRDLNKASPKDNFPLPNIHILVDNCARHEIQSFVDCYAGYHQILMDEEDAEKTAFTTPWGTYCYRVMPFGLKNAGATYMRAMTTMFHDMMHKEIEVYVDDVIIKSKTQADHVHDLRKFFERVRSYDLKLNPAKCAFGVPSGKLLGFIVSRRGIELDPSKIKAIRDLPPPKNKTEVMSLLGRLNYISRFIAQLTTTCEPIFRLLKKDAAVRWTDDCQLAFDKIKEYLSKPPVLVPPELDRPLFLYLSVTDNSFGCVLGQHDSTGRKEQAIYYLSKKFTSYEVKYTLLERTCCALTWVAQKLRHYLLSHTTYLISRMDPLKYIFQKPMPTGRLAKWQILLTEFDIIYVTRTTMKAQALADHLAENPVDGDYEPLDTYFPDEEINSVEEVNPDENQAWQLYFDGAINKKGTGIGAILISPTGQHYPATARLRFFCTNNTTEYEACIMGLNMAIDLGVQELIVLGDSDLLIRQAQGEWKTRDLKLLPYKQCVEDLSKRFRSIEFRYIPRFHNELADALATLASMLPYPGNTCITPLEIQLQDQHGYCNTVKAESDGEPWYLDIRNFLQTGKCPEHANGSQKRTIRRLASGFFLSGEILYKRTPDLNLLRCVDVEEAEKIMNEVHAGVCGPHMNGYVLAKKILRAGYYWLTMERDCFRFVKKCHQCQIHGDLIHSPPSELHPMAAPWPFVAWGMDVIGPIEPKASNGHRFILVAIDYFTKWVEAITFKAVTKKVVVDFVHSNIICRFGIPRTIITDNAANLNSNLMKEVCEQFKIVHHNSTPYRPKANGAVEAANKNIKKILRKMVQGTRQWHEKLPFALLGYRTTVRTSIGATPYLLVYGTEAVIPAEVEIPSLRIIVEAEIEDTEWVKTRLEQLTLIDEKRLTAVCFGQLYQQRMARAYNKKVHPRHFEVGQLVLKRILPHQEEAKGKFAPNWQGPYLIKEVLSKGALHLTDMEEKSTSIIVNADAVKRYYI from the exons ATGACAAGCAATACTGAAACTGCGGTAAACCCAGTGGATACTCCAGTTGATTCAACAACAAGAGAGTCAGCCACTGTTGAAGAAAATAGGACATTGAGGAATGTTATGGCACAGTTGTGGCAAGCCTGGGCCAATGGTCAAGAACCACCAACGTCTATTCCCGGTTTTCCTGAGATCACTAGTATCCGGTCTTCGTCTTCTCAGGTCCCGATATCAGATCCTTTCTTTCCTCCGGGGTATGGTCCATTTGATAATGGTGGGGCCGGACCATCAACAGCACGCCCTCAAGGCATGCCATTCAGGAATAATCCCACTGTCGCGACAGCTGCACCGGTCCATACTCTCCCACAACCAACTGTGACGCAGAGAGCAGCTCAAGAGGGACAGTTCACCGTCCATCCAGAGCAATATTATACTCCTGGGATAGCATTCGGGGGCCCTAACTCTGTACAATTCGGCTCTCCTATTGATGTTGAAAGGCCTCCTCAAGTCTCAGAGCAAGAggaaatgttgaagaaaatgaaaagcatCGAGCAACACATGAAAAGCATGCAAGGGCTAGGAGGGCACAAAAGTGTCGCGTTCAAAGACTTGTGTATGTTCCCAAATGTCCACTTGCCACCGGGATTCAAAACCCCTAAGTTTGATAAGTATGACGGGCACGGTGATCCCATAGCTCACCTTAAGAGATACTGCAATCAACTTAGAGGTGCAGGGGGTAAAGAGGAACTGCTCATGGCCTATTTTGGTGAGAGCCTGACTGGTGTTGCCTCTGAATGGTTTATAGACCAAGAGATCTCCCACTGGCACATCTGGGATGATATGGCTCAGGATTTTGTTAGACAATTTCAGTACAATGTCGACATTATGCCAGATCGTAATACACTCTCTAATATGAGAAAAAAGCCAAATGAAAGCTTCAGAGAGTATGCTATCAAATGGAGGGAACAAGCAGCCCGGGTCAAACCGCCTTTAGATGAGCAAGAATTAGTTGATATCTTCATAGAGGCTCAAGATCCTGACTATTTCCACCACCTGACAGCCGCAATGCGAAGACCGTTTCACACAGCAATCAAAATTGGAGAAATGGTTGAAAGTGGTCTAAAAACAGGAAGGATCGTGAGCCAGGCAGCAATCAAAGCTACCACACAGGCCATTCAAGGTGGTTCAGGCAGTTTTGGAAATCgtaaaagaaaagaggaagtTTCTTCGCTAGCATCAGGGTTAAGGGGTGTTCAAAGGAATTCTAATTGTCCTTACCCACCACTTCAGGGACAATCTAGCTATCCTCAACATTACTACCCTTATGTCCCTCAATATCCAGTATCTCCATCCCCATACACAGTCTTCAATGCTCAGTCATATGTGCGTTCTCCCAATCGCCCACATTTTCGGGCCCCAACTCAAGGAAACCTTCGCCCACAACGACCACCCTATCAGGTCCCTTACAACCCTCCTCCTGTGCAAAATTATGCTCAAGAGCAAGGACAGAAAAGGAAATTCACTCCATTGGGAGAGTCATACTCCAGCTTGTTTCAAAAGTTAAGAAAGATAGGAGTGATTGGGTCTATCCCACCACATCGTCTGAATCCAACTGCTCCAGGTTTCCAAGCCAATGAAAGTTGTGAGTATCATTCGGGGGCCCCAGGACACAGCACTGATAATTGTTGGACCTTGAAGGGGGCGATAGAGAAACTAATCGATCATGGAGTGGTCGTTGTGACAGATGATCAAAACACTCCCAATGTGACTAATAACCCACTTCCAGCTCAAAACAATTTAGTGGGTATGATCTGCGATGATCAAGAGTACAAACTCCTtggcaaaatgggaaagttgtTTAGGAAGATCGGAGAGGAAAACAAGCCGATAAAGAGTTCAGAACCAGTTGCATCTTTGAGTGTGGAAGGTGTCAACCTTGATACCGATGTTTTGTATGTCCCGGGGGTTTCAAAGGGGATTGGAGTTCGAGCAGGTGTGCCGAAGTTGTATGTATCAAAGGGTTTTTCATTAACACAATCGGACCAAAATTGCTTGGCAAAGTTGAAAGGACCTATCTTTGTTAGGCCTGTCCAACAGCTTCCGGTAATTGATTCAAAGGCTGTCCCTTGGAACTATAACAAAATCGCTGTGGTTTATCGAGGAAAGGAGATTGTTGAAGAAGTTGATGAAGCAGGAGGGATGACACGCTCTGGAAGATGTTATTCTCCAGAAGAATtaagaaaagggaaaatgacTCAAAACATCCCAGTACCACTGAAGAAAGCAGTTACTGAGGAAGAAGCAGAAGAGTTTCTAAAAAAGATTAAGGTTCCAGATTACTCTGTTGTggaacaattgaagaaaaccccgGCACAAATTTCATTGTTGTCTCTACTTTTGCACTCAGAAGAACATCGTCGTGTGTTGAATAAGGTTTTGAATGAAGCACATGTATCGAAGGAGACCACGGTAAATCAGTTAGAGAAAATGACCAAGCGCATCTTTGAGTCAAACGCCATCACTTTCACTGATGATGAGTTGCCCACAGAAGGAGCTGGACACAACAGAGCTTTGCTTCTTACAGTGAAATGTGAAGGGTACTGTGTAAAGAGGGTCATGATAGATGGGGGATCGGGGGTAGACATATGCCCTCTCTCTACGCTGCAAAACTTGAAAATTAGTCTTGACAGAATTCGCCCCAGCAATGTATTTGTTCGAGCTTATGACGGCTCAAGGCGGGATACCATTGGTGAAATAAAGTTAAACATGACAATTGGACCGGTGGATTTTATAATTGTGTTCCAAGTAATGAACATGGACACATCTTATAATTTTCTATTGGGAAGGCCATGGATCCACGCGGCACGGGCGGTCCCATCAACTCTGCATCAAGTTGTTAAGTTTGAACACAACCATCAGGAAATCATTGTGCATGGGGAAGATGATTTGCCTGTTTACAGAGATCCCTCCATTCCATACATTGAGGCAAAAGAAGGATGCGATTCCATTGTTTACCAGTCTTTTGAGGCCGTATCAGTCGATCGCTTCAGAGAAGGAGACCCCATTATCCAACCATctctctcttcttcctcttcaatGGTAGCAACGACAATGCTCAAATATGGTTATCAACCTGGTAAAGGTTTGGGACTATGTTCGCAAGGAATTGTGGATCCCATTACTCTTTTAGGGAACCAAGGCACCTCTGGCCTCGGATACAAACAAAGCAAGAGAAATGGAGATGAGACTAAGAACCACAAAGGGACTGATTGGGCGTTGCCACAACCAATTCCCCATATTTATCATTCCTTCATCAAGCCTCAGGGTCCAGAAATGGAAGCTTCCCTTACTCATGAAGACATTGAAGAAGTTATTCAGGATCTCAGTCAGTTATTTTGTGAAGTAAACATGGTCCAAGTTGGTGAAGGTACAAGTCATGCCGATGTGCAGCTCGTGGGCTCAGGTTTTGAGTTAAACAATTGGGAAGCCACTCCTTTCCCCATAAGGAAGGAGCCTTG TTCTATAAATGCCGGCTTTGATAACATGACATGCATGCGGAATTCACTCACAGATTTCAAAGAGTTATTTATTCTTGAATCCCCGAGTCGAGAGGTtgaatatgatgaagaagaggCTTTTAGGGAAATTAATAGGGAATTGGAACAGTTTGAGCATAAACCTAAGCCTAATCTTAGTGAAACTGAGGCCATCAATTTGGGAAGTAATGAGGAAGTcagagaaataaaaataagtctTCATGTCAAGAAGGAAATTAGAGATGCCATAATACAACTTTTGTTTGAATACAAAGATGTGTTTGCTTGGTCCTATGATGACATGCCAGGTTTGAGTGTTGATTTAGTGGTCCATAAGCTGCCTACTCATCCTGATTTTCCCCCCGtccaacaaaaaagaagaaaattcaaaccGGACGTGAGTGAAAAAATCAAGGAAGAAATCATGAAACAACTAAATGCAAATGTGATCCAAACCATTCGTTATACTACTTGGTTGGCAAATGTTGTTCCTGTGCCGAAAAAGGATGGAAAGACAAGAGTTTGTGTTGACTATCGGGATTTGAACAAAGCTAGTCCAAAAGACAATTTTCCCTTGCCTAATATCCACATTCTAGTGGATAATTGTGCCAGACACGAAATTCAATCATTTGTGGACTGCTATGCGGGGTATCATCAAATCTTGATGGACGAAGAGGACGCTGAGAAAACTGCTTTCACCACTCCATGGGGGACTTATTGCTATAGGGTCATGCCCTTCGGTCTTAAAAATGCTGGGGCAACTTACATGAGGGCTATGACCACCatgtttcatgatatgatgcATAAAGAAATCGAAGTATACGTCGATGACGTAATCATCAAGTCTAAAACACAAGCTGACCATGTGCATGATCTTAGAAAATTCTTTGAAAGAGTGCGAAGCTATGATCTCAAGCTTAATCCAGCAAAATGTGCATTTGGAGTTCCATCTGGAAAACTTCTGGGTTTTATTGTCAGTAGAAGGGGCATCGAATTGGATCCTTCCAAAATAAAAGCCATTCGAGATTTGCCACCCCCGAAAAATAAGACAGAAGTCATGAGTCTGCTTGGGAGGTTGAACTACATTAGCAGGTTTATTGCTCAACTCACAACCACTTGTGAGCCCATTTTCAGACTTTTGAAAAAGGATGCTGCTGTCCGATGGACGGATGATTGTCAACTTGCTTTTGACAAAATCAAGGAATATTTGTCCAAACCTCCCGTGTTGGTCCCGCCTGAACTTGATAGGCCTCTCTTTCTATATCTTTCAGTGACAGATAATTCCTTTGGGTGCGTTCTCGGTCAACACGATTCCACAGGCAGGAAGGAGCAAGCTATCTACTACTTGAGCAAGAAATTCACTAGTTATGAGGTCAAGTACACCCTCTTGGAAAGGACATGTTGCGCCCTAACTTGGGTAGCTCAAAAGTTAAGGCATTACCTTTTGTCCCACACAACTTACCTCATATCTAGGATGGATCCATTGAAGTACATCTTTCAGAAGCCAATGCCAACTGGCAGACTCGCGAAATGGCAAATCTTGCTCACTGAATTTGACATTATATATGTCACTCGAACTACAATGAAAGCTCAAGCTCTGGCAGACCACTTGGCAGAGAATCCAGTCGATGGCGACTACGAACCACTGGATACATATTTTCCAGATGAAGAGATTAACTCAGTTGAAGAAGTAAATCCAGATGAAAACCAGGCCTGGCAATTATACTTTGATGGAGCAATCAACAAAAAGGGCACAGGGATTGGGGCAATTCTCATATCGCCCACAGGACAGCATTACCCTGCAACAGCTCGACTTCGTTTCTTCTGTACAAATAACACAACagagtatgaagcttgcatcaTGGGTCTAAATATGGCAATAGATTTGGGTGTGCAAGAATTGATTGTGTTGGGAGATTCTGACTTGCTTATTAGGCAAGCTCAGGGCGAATGGAAAACTCGAGACCTCAAGCTTCTTCCCTACAAACAATGTGTGGAAGATCTTAGCAAAAGGTTTAGGTCCATCGAGTTTAGATACATTCCTAGATTTCATAATGAATTGGCAGATGCCTTGGCTACTTTGGCCTCAATGCTTCCATATCCTGGAAACACTTGTATTACTCCCTTGGAGATTCAACTTCAGGACCAACATGGCTATTGCAACACTGTGAAAGCAGAATCAGATGGTGAGCCGTGGTACCTAGACATCAGGAATTTCTTGCAAACAGGGAAATGTCCCGAACATGCCAATGGAAGCCAAAAAAGAACTATTAGACGTTTGGCTAGTGGTTTCTTTTTGAGCGGGGAAATTTTATATAAACGCACCCCGGATCTGAACTTGTTGAGATGTGTGGATGTTGAAGAAGCTGAGAAGATCATGAATGAAGTACATGCTGGGGTATGTGGACCACACATGAATGGATATGTCCTTGCGAAAAAGATACTCCGTGCAGGATATTATTGGCTTACCATGGAACGGGATTGCTTTCGCTTTGTgaaaaaatgtcatcaatgtCAAATTCATGGTGATCTCATTCATTCACCTCCTTCAGAGTTGCACCCCATGGCCGCTCCTTGGCCCTTTGTTGCATGGGGAATGGATGTCATCGGACCAATTGAGCCAAAGGCTTCTAATGGACATCGATTCATTTTGGTCGCAATTGATTACTTTACTAAATGGGTAGAGGCAATCACTTTCAAGGCAGTCACTAAGAAGGTGGTCGTGGATTTTGTCCATTCAAACATCATTTGTCGTTTTGGTATCCCAAGGACTATCATCACAGATAATGCTGCAAACCTTAATAGCAATTTGATGAAGGAGGTATGTGAGCAGTTCAAAATTGTGCATCACAATTCTACTCCATACCGACCAAAGGCCAACGGAGCTGTGGAGGCagccaacaagaatatcaaaaagATTCTCAGAAAAATGGTTCAAGGCACTAGACAATGGCATGAAAAGCTGCCTTTTGCACTTTTAGGATATCGCACAACAGTGCGCACCTCGATTGGTGCAACTCCTTATTTGCTGGTGTATGGGACTGAGGCTGTGATACCAGCGGAAGTGGAAATTCCATCTCTTCGAATTATTGTCGAGGCTGAAATTGAAGATACTGAATGGGTCAAAACCCGACTAGAGCAGCTCACATTAATAGATGAGAAGCGATTGACGGCCGTTTGTTTTGGTCAGCTTTATCAACAAAGAATGGCCCGTGCATACAACAAAAAGGTGCACCCAAGACACTTTGAAGTAGGTCAACTGGTCTTAAAGCGCATTCTCCCGCACCAAGAAGAGGCCAAGGGAAAGTTTGCCCCAAATTGGCAAGGTCCGTATCTTATCAAGGAAGTGTTGTCCAAAGGAGCCTTACACCTTACTGATATGGAGGAAAAAAGTACAAGCATAATTGTTAATGCAGACGCAGTCAAAAGATACTACATCTAA